One Streptomyces sp. 840.1 genomic window, CAGTACGACCGGAGGTCCGCGCCGGACCCGACGGACGACGACTGGCTGCTCGAACGCGTCTGGACAGCCGTCGACGCGGCCGCCGCCACCCCGCCCGCCCGGCCGGTCCTGCTCTATGCGCCGGGCGACAGCGCCCTGGAGGCACAACTCACCGGGCTCCTGTCCGGCGAACGGGTCAGGGTGCTCTCGGCCGGACAGCGGTTGCGGGCCCCCGGACCGAGGCACGCGGAGGTGGACCCTCTCGACCCGGAACAGCACGACCTCGCGCTCGCCCACCTCACCGGGGGCCTCGGCGAGCCCCCGCGCGTGCTGTACGCGTGGGGGAGTGAGCCGACAGCGGCCGGGACGGCACCGGACGGCCTCGCGCCGGCCCGTCTGCTGGTCGCTCTCGGCGCTCTCGCGCGCGCCCACCCGGACGCCGAGGTCACCGTCCTCACCCGGCACGCACTCGGGGTGTCGGCGGACGACGAGGTCGACCCGGGCCGGGCAGCGCTGTCCGGCCTGGTGCGCAGCGCCGTCACCGAAGGGCTGCTCGCCTCGGCCGGGCTGGTCGACGTGCCCCCGCAGGCCGACGCGGCCGAGAGCGCACGGCTCGCGCTGGCCACGTACGGAACCGACCTGGTCGCCGTCCGGGACGGCGTCGCGTACGCACCGAGGCTGCGGATGACGGCCAGAGCCGGCACGCTCGGCGTCCCGCCCGAGGCCCTGCGGCCCGGCGGCACCTGTCTGGTCATCGGCGGTCTCGGCGGTCTCGGCCGGATCGTCGCCGAGTACCTGGTAGCCGCCCTGGGCGCCCGACTGCTGATCACCGGACGCACACCTGAGGCCGAACTGCCCGGCACGGATGCCGGTGCCGTGCTGCGCGATCTGCGCGACCTGGGTGATGTGCGCTACGCGGCAGTGGATGTCGCCGCCGCCGGCGCACTGCGCGAAGCCGTCGCGGACGCCGAGGCGCACTGGGGGCGGCGCCTCGGCCTGGTAATCCACGCCGCGGGCGCCTCCCCGGCCCCGCAGTGGGAGGACCTCTCCGCTCATCAGCTCGGCAGGGAGAGCGTTCCCTGGCTGCGGACCATGCTGCACTCCAAACTCGAAGGCGGGGCGGCGGTCGAGGAACTGCTCGACAGCCACCCGGACACCGGCGTGGTGCTGTTCTCCTCGGTCAACGGATTCCTCGGCGGCAGCGCCTACGGCGCCTACGCCGCGGCGAACGCGGCGCTCGACGGCTTCGCACACCGCTGGGCGGCCGGTGGGCGGTACGTCCGCTGTCTGGCTTGGAGCATGTGGGCCGGCGTGGGCATGAACGACGGCAGTCCGCTGGTGGCCGCCGCACAACGTCGCGGACTGCGCCTGATCGAACCCTCCGACGGCCTGGGGCTGCTGCTCGCGGCACTGAACCAGCCCCGGCCGTATCTGCTGATCGGCCCGGACCCGGGCAACCCCCACCTGGCGGCACATCTCGCGCCGGACCAGTTCGCCGGCGGCAGCACCGTGGTGGCCGTGGTGCCCGAGGACTGTGCTGAACCCGAGACCGTCAGGAGCGCCGTCGCGGCGGCCCTCAGCGAGCACGGCGTACTGGCCCAGGTCCTGGCTGTCCCGCGGATCGCGAGAGACGCGGGGGGCAGCCCCGACGTCGTCCGGATCCTCGCCCACCGTGACGGCGCGGCCCGGCCCTCGCGGTACGTGGCTCCGCAGGGGTCGACGGAGGCGGTGGTGGCGCGGGTCTTCCAGGAACAGCTGAAGCAGGGGCCGGTGGGCCGGGAGGACTCGGTCTTCGCGCTCGGCGGCGACTCGATCCAGGTGCTGCAGATGGCGGGCAGCCTGGGCGAGTACTTCGGGCGCGAGCTCCCGGCCAGGCTGCTGTACGTCCACCCGACCGTCCGGGAGCTCGCCACGGCCATCGACGACGCCGGGGCTGACTGACTGCGCGGTGTGCCGCGCCCCGACCGGGGCGCGGCACACCCGTAACGGTCAGACCTTGAGGGCTTGTTGGATCGTCACCGCGACCTCGGCCCGGTGATCGGTGAGGAAGAAGTGTCCGCCCGGCCGGACGAACAGCTCGAACCGCTCCGAGGTCATCTCACCCCAGCCGCGCATCTCCTCGGCCCGCACGTCGGGGTCCGCGTCGCCGCACCAGGCGAGAACGGGGCAGCTCAGGGCCTGGCCCGGCGTGTACCCGTACCGTTCGATGAGAGCGAAGTCGGCACGCATCATCGGGATCAGCACGTCGAGCAGCTCCTCGTGGGCCAGGATCTCCTCCGAGGCGGCCCCGTAGTCGCGGAGCACCCGCACGAACTCGGCTCTCGGCAGCGTCGACACGAGGCTCTCGGGGCGGCCGATGGGCGGGGCGGGACGCCCGCTGACGAACAGGAATTCCGCCGGACTGCCCAGCCGGTCAAGACGTCTGGCCACTTCGAAGGCGATGATCGCCCCCATGCTGTGCCCGAACAGCAGGGGCCGGGTCGGTGCACGCGCGATCACTGCCGCGATCTCGTCGGCAAGCCCCGCCATGTCGGTGGGACCGGGTTCCGCCATCCGGGGGCCCCGGCCGGGGAGCTGGACGGGAACGAGTTCGACCGCGTCGTGGAAGCGCTCGGCCCAGGGTGCGTAATAGCCTGCCGTCCCTCCCGCGAAGGGGAAGCAGTACAGGCTCGCGGATGCGCCGCGGATCCGGAACCGGTCGTCGAACCAGGACGCGGCCCTGAACGCGGCCGGGGGGCGTGGCGAGCCGGTCATCCGGCGGCCCCCGAGAGAGTGCGTTCGGTGACGCCGGCCCTCGGGGTGAGCCGCACCGGCATGTTCTTGTAGCCCGCCACCAGGTTCGATGCCAGATGGGTCACCTCGCCGGCCGGCTCGACCCGCTCCACCAGGTTCATCAGCTCGTCCAGGAAGACGCGCAGGCCGAGCGTGGCCAGACCCGCGCCGATGCAGTAGTGCGGCCCGACCCCGAAGGCGACGTGCTTGTTCGGCTGCCGCTTCACGTCGAACTCGTACGGCCGGTCGAAGACCCGCTCGTCACGGTTGGCCGAGCCCAGCCACACGCTCACCGGCTCGCCCTCCCGCAGCGTCCTGCCGTGCAGCTGGACATCGCGCAGCGCGTAGCGCATGAAGTGGCTCGCGGGGGACGACCAGCGCAGGGCCTCCTGCACGCAGGGCCGCCGAAGGCTCTCGTCGTCACGGACCTCGCGGAACTGCCCCGGGTGCTCGGCCATCATGGCCACCAGCGTCGACGTGACGTGCGGGGTCGTGACGTTCGCACCCAGGAGGAGGGCGTAGCAGTTGAGGACGAGCTGCTGCTCGGTCAGCGGGGACCCGTCGACATCCATCGCGCGCAGGATGCTCAGCAGATCCTGGCCGTGCGCGCCGGAATGCCGCCGGCGCCGGACTTCGCTCAGGAAGAAGTCGAACAGCTCATGGTGTGCCTGGCGGAGCGTGGCCCTGGAGTCGCCGACCGAGTAGTCGGGATCGTCATAGGCGATCGTCATCGCCGTCAGCTCGGACATGCGGCGCCAGTTCTCCTGCGGCAGACCCATGAGCGTTCCGGTGAAGGCCATGGGGAACAGCAGCGCGGCCTGCGCCATGTCGAACACTCCGCCGTCGAGCGCCGGGCGCAGCAGGTCGCGGACGATCGCGCGTATCGGCTCCTCCTGTGCGGCGACGGCCCGGGGGGTCAGGGCCCGGTTCACCGGTTCCCGCAGCATCCGGTGCCGGGGCGGATCGGTGTCGGGCATCATCTCGTCGGAGGCGAAGTCGGGCATGCTCAGATCGATGATGCACAGCATGGTCCCGCGCCGGGACGTGAACGACTCGTAGTCGCGCAGGACCATCGACACGTCCTCGTGCCGGGTCAGCACCCAGAACGCCTCGCGTCCGTCGGCCGGGTCACAGTAGTAGGCGGGGTCGTGCTCCCGCAGCTGAGCCCAGAGCGCGTGCGGATCGGCGGCCGCGTAGTAGGTGGAATCGAGCAGATCGGCGTCCTTGAACTCGGCAGGGCCGAAGGGAGGTCGGGAAAGCCGCATGTCATGCTCCTTCGCCGGTGCCCGCGAGCCGGGCATTCACCTCGTGGGCGAGCTCGGAAACGACCGTGGCCCGGTAGAAGACCCCGGGCGTGAGCCGCGCGCCGAATTCCTTGTCGATGGCCTCCAGCAGCGCGATCGCCGACAGCGAGGTGCCGCCGAGCGTGAAGAAGTCGTCGCTGTCACGGACGTCCTCGATCTTCAGTACACGTCCGTAGATCTCGGCGATCTTCGTCCTAGTGGGATCAGGCATCAGGCGTCCACCCCTCGGCTTCAGGTTTTCCGATGACACGTAACGCGGCCGCGCCGATCGCCGCCGCACTGACGCCGGCTTCCTCCAGAGCCTCTCGGTGTCCTTGCACGACGGTCCCCACGCGGCCGCGTACGGCGACCCGCAGATGCGGCACGGGACAGTGCTCGCCGAGCGTCTCCGCGACGGCGTCCCCCAGCCCGCCGCGGGGGCGGTGCTCCTCCACCGTCACCAGCCCGGCGGTTGCCCTCGCGGCGTGCACCACCGTCCCGGTGTCCAGCGGCGAGAGTGTGTGCACCTGCACCACGCGGCAGCGCACCCCGTCGGCCAGGAGCGCGTCCGCAGCCTGGAGGGCCATCAGTACGGGCAGCGGCCCCATGGCCATCAGCGTGACACTGCCGCCCGGCCGCAGGGTCACCATGCGCCCGAGCTCGAAGCGGGGGACGACGTCGTGCACCGCGGGAGTGGCCGAGCGTCCGAGGCGCAAGTAGGAGGGTCCGGGCAGGGAGTGCAGGGAACGCAGCGCCGCACCGATCTCCTCGGCGTCCGCGGGAACCACGACGGTCAGATCCATCAGCGCCCTGGCGACGGCCAGGTCCTCGAGTCCGTAGTGGGTGGTTCCGAAGTGCGTCGCGGAGAGGCCCGCGTGCGTCGCGACGATGCGTACGGGCAGCTCGTTGCCGACGATGTCGACCTTGAGCTGCTCGGCGGCCCGCATCGTCGCGAACGTGGCCATGGTGTGGACGTAGGGCAGGTATCCGCGGGAGGCCAGTCCGGCGGCGATGCCGAACATGTTTGCCTCCGCGATCCCCACATTGACGTATCGCCCGGGGAACCGGGCGCCGAAGGTCTTCTCCAGGCCTCCGGTGTCCGAGTCGAGGCAGATGACGCGTTCATCGGTGCCGGCCAGCTCGATCAGCGCCCTGCGGTATGCGAGCCGGGGGGACTCCGGCTCCCTCCTGTCCGGTGCGGCCGTCATGAGGGATTCCGCGCTTCCAGGCTCGCGTACGCGCGTTTGAGCAACTCCGGCCGCAGTGTCACGTAGTGGCTCGCCGTCTTCCCCTGCAGGAAGGACACCCCTCGCCCCTTCAGCGTCCGCGCGATCACCGCGACGGGACGCTCGCCGGGACGGCGCAGCGCCGTGCGCAGGGCGTCCACATCGTGTCCGTCGACCGTCCGCGTCTCCCAGCCGAATGCCTCGAACCTCGGAGCGAGGGGCTCAAGGCCCACGCAGTCCTCGGTGGACCCGGTGATCTGGAGACGGTTGCGGTCGATGACCGCGACGAGGCCGTTCAACCGCTGGTGCCCGGCGAACATCGCCGCCTCCCAGACCGTCCCCTCCTGCAACTCGCCGTCACCGAGCAGCAGATAGACGCGGCCGGAGCCGCCGGAGAACCGCTCGGCCAGGGCCAGTCCCGAGGCCAGGCTCAGTCCGTGTCCGAGTGAGCCGGTGGGGAACTCGACACCGGGAAGCCCGCGGGGCGGATGCCCGAAGAGCCGGCTTCCCGGTGTCGCGTATCGGGTCAGCTCCTCCGGGTCGAGCAGTCCGGTGGCGGCGAGAGCGGCGTAGAGCGCGGGTGCGGCATGGCCCTTGCTGAGGATGAAGGCGTCCCGCTCGCCCAGGACTTCGCCGTACAGCACGGCGAGGATGTCCGCGCAGGAGAGGCTGCCGCCCAGGTGCGCGCCCTGCGGACCCGCGGCCATTCCCACGATGTCGCGACGCAGCCGGTGGGCGAGTTCCACGAGGTGGCGTGTCATCGGGCACCGTCCGGGAAGTGCCGGCGCCAGTCGTCGCCGGTCTGCGCCCGAGCGATGTCGCGGACCAGGCCGAGGTGCTCCCAGGCCTTCTCGAAACCCCGCGCGTACAGGGGGAGTACGTCCGCGGCCGCCGGATTGAGGTGGCGCCGCTGCAGACAGAGCGAGCCGTCGATGACCCGGCAGGACGACGGGAACCGGTCGGCGATGTCCTCGTACGACAGGCCGGCGGGGCGGAAGGCCGGGTGCGCGGGCAGCGGAGCCACCTGGTACTGGGAGACAGGCACCCCTTCGGCCCTGAGTACGCGGTGCAGGGCCCGGCGGACCGAGGCGGGCGCGATGCCCGCCATGTCCATCTCCTCGGGCACGAGCAGGAGCCGGATGATGTGCCAGGCGTGCGAGCGGTCCTCGGGTACCTGGGGAACCCGGAGTCCGGGCAGCGCCGCGAGCCTGCCGAGCAGGGCGGTGACTGCCAGGTCCCGGTCCTTCGAGTAGGCCGGAAGACGAGTCAGCTGCGAACGCGTGAAGGCTGCTTGTACCGGCCCGAGCCGGGCGTTGCCGCCCGCACGGTGCGCGATGTAGGTCCGGGTGCCGGCCGGTGCGCGCTCGCCGAAGTTCCGCAGCGCGAGCGCGGCCTCGTGCAGCGGACCGGAGTCGGTGGTGATCAGTCCGCCTTCCCCGCAGGTCGGCAGGTTCTTGCTCGGGTGGAGGCTGAAGCCACCGAGCAGGCCGAGCGCTCCGGTTCTCCGGCCCCGGTAGGTGGCGCCGTGCGCCTGCGCGGCGTCCTCGACGACTGCCAGCCCGCCGGCCCCGGCCGTGGAGGCCAGCTCGTCCATGTCGGCCGGCAGACCGTGCAGATGGACGGGCAGGAGCGCCGCGGTCCGCTCTGTCAGCACCTCGGACGCCCGCTTCGGATCCAGCGTGTAGGTGTCGGGATCGATGTCGGCGAACACCGGTGTGGCGTTGCACTGCACCACCGCGTGGGCGGTCGCGTTCATGGTCAGCGCGGGGACGACGACCTCGTCGCCGGGGCCGATGCCGAGCGCGCCGAGCGCGACCCGCAGGGCCGCGGTTCCCGAGCTGACGGCCACGCAGTGGGCCACTCCGACGTGTTCGGCCCATTCCCGCTCCAGCGCCGGGACCTCGCTCTCCCCGGCCGCTGTCGCCGTCAGCCGGCCACCGCGCAGCACGCGGGACACGGCCTGCTCGTCCCCGGGCGTGACGACCGGCCAGAGCGTCGCGGCCGACGTGGTGCCGGAGGGGACGGCCGGTGTTCCCCCGAGCATGGCGAGCTTGCCCATCAGGTCTCCTCCGGCTTGTCTTCCCAGTGCGTGAGTACGTCCTCGAGGCGCTGGAGGCACTGTTCCCAGTGCACCAGCAGCCGCCGTCCCAGGGCTGCCACCCGGTGCTCGGCGGGGAAGTCCGCGACGGCTCCGTGTGCCGCGCCGACGCGCAGCCCCGTCCAGCTGTGCGCCACCAGGTCGACCCACCGGGCGGCCTCCACGAGGTCGGGCCGCTCGAAGTGCAGCCCCGCCCGGGTGAGAAAGGTGCTGTGCAGGCTCGCTTCGGCCTGGGCCGGCCAGCCGAGGACGTAGATCTCCTGGAGGGCCCGCACGCCCTCGCGACGGATCCGTCCGGGCAGTTCGTCGAGCAGGCGCACGAGGACGGCCGGGCCCCCGGCCGCGGCGGCGTCGCGCATCGAGGCCACGTTGTCCGTCAGTACCTCGCGCAGCCAGGGCAGCGAGGGCAGGGGCTGCGGCCCGGTGGTGCGCACCTCCAGCCAGCGCCAGGACGGTGAACTGCCCGCGAAGAACGGGTCGCTCGTGTCATCGACCGCCAGGCGGTGGCGTGCCTCGTCGAGGACGGAGCGTGGGAGGTCTCCGCGGTGGGCGGGCGGCATGGGGTCGGCGATCCGGTAGACGTCCCGCTCCGGGTCGTACGCCGTGACCACGATGAGGTGGGCCGCGTGGACGTCGTGGTAGGCGGGCCGGAAGGGCAGGTGGTAGTTGTTCACCGCGACCACGGGCGGAACGCCGCGCGCGAGGGAGGCGACCACGTCGTGGTGGGCAGCGGCGGCGTCGCGAGGACTGTGCCAGCGGAGCGATACCGGATGGTGCAGGCAAAAATACTCTTCGACGCGGTCGCCGGCCGGATGGAAGTATTCCACGGATTCGACCGGGCCCGTCGGTGCGCAAAAACGCCAGCCGGCGCCGAGCGCCTGGACAGGATCCCACCCCGCCCGCTCGAGTACGTAACCGATATCTGTCTGCAGACAACTGCTCAGATCGTCGTACCAGGAAACAAAAGAGCCCCCTGCCGGGGCGGTCACCGAACGGTCTCCATGGTGAGGGCGAATATATGCAGGGCCGGGTTGTCGGGCAGCCGGAGCGCCCGTACCGGCTCTCTTCGCGTCACGGGTATCCGAACTGCCCATAATTGCCCGGAGAGGTTGCCCTGGCGATGGTGCGGATAGTGCATCGAGGGTGATGTCGCCGCGAGGGATTCACCGAAGTGCGCCCGCGCCGGCCAGAAATCGGAGACCCTGATCCATTCAGGGTCGACGGCGCCGGAGGAATAATGGATGTGGACGGTCTCCTCGCAGCGCCGCTCTGCGGCCGTCAATAGATGGAGCCAGTCCGCTTTGCTCTCGGGAAGCTTTAGATACTGGGCGTCGCAGCGGATGTTGTCCGGCTCGGAGTCGACTTCGTTGAAGGTTTCGAAGGGGACCCCATCCACCGAGAGACGGCCGGAAGGGATGGTTTCGAATTGCAAACTGTTCCCCCAAACGTTTAGCCGGCCGTCGCCCAGGTTCTGCATCGCGGTAAGGGCGACGTTGTTGAGATGCGGTGCCAGATCGACCGCTGCCATGGTGTGGACACGTGACGTCTCTACGGGCAGAAAGTGGCTCACTCCTTGACCCTCATCAATTCATGTGGGGTACCTGGGACAGCGCCTGCACTGGGGCTGGATGCTAGGCGACGCACTCAGACCGAAGCAAGCCTTAATATTCTCATGGCCTACTCTTGACTGCCCTGTGATGCCAGTGTTCTACTTCCGCTGGATGTCAGGATCCGCGCTCCTGGGGAGGGGAAAGTCTCAATGGCTGGGTCAGTCAGTGAATGCCCTGAGTGTCACGCGACTATTACTGCCGACGCGGACGTGATGATCGCGGAGATCATTGACTGCGTGGATTGTTCCGCAGGACTCGAGGTGGTGTCCGCGGACCCGCTCATCCTCGCTCTGGCTCCCGAGGCCGAAGAGGACTGGGGAGAATAACCGGCGGTCCGGGCGGCCTGGCAGGTTCGAATGACGGGGGACGGGGGGCGAGTGCTGTCGTCGTATCCAGTAGTGCTGATTGCCACGCGTATCCGTACTGAGGAACGCATGTTGCTCGAAGCGTTCCGGCGCAGGGCGGTGCCCTGCGTACATGTGGACGACCGCTCTCTGGTCTACCGGGTGGGTGGACCGCCGCCCAAATGGCGTGCTGTTCTCAACCGTGCTATTTCAGCGACCAGAAGGCTCGAAGTAAGCAGACTGTACGAGGCGTTGGGCATCTCGGTGTTCAACTCGCTTGCAACAATGACTTGTTGTAGCAGCAAGATAGCCGGTTCCCTCGCGCTGCACCATGCCGGACTGCCGGCCCCCGCGACCGCGATCGCTCTCGATGCCGCCGCCGGCGGTGCGGCGGTCGCCGAAGTCGGGTTCCCCGCAGTGCTCAAGCCCGTCGTCGGTTCCTGGGGGAGAGGCCTTGCCAAGGTCAATGACACCGATGCGGCCGAGGCCGTCATCGGCCTGCGGGACCAGATGCCCTCGCCGGTGCAGAAACTCGTCTACGCCCAGGAGTTCGTGCGCGGACGCGACATCAGGGTGCTGGTCGTCGGTGGCCGGGCGGTCGCCGCGATCGAACGGGCCGGCGAGCACTGGGTGCGCAACACCGCCCGGGGCGGGCAGCCGCGGGCCTGCGTGCTGGACCCCGGGCTCACCGAGCTCGCAGAACGCGCCGCGGAGGCGGTGGGGGGCGGCATCCTCGGCGTCGACCTCCTCGAGACGGACCAGGGGGACCGGTTCGTGATCGAAGTCAACGGCGGGGTGGAGTTCCACGGTCTCGCGGCCGCGCATCCAGGGATCCCGGTCGCCGACGTGATGATCGACTACGTATTGGGCGGGACTTCATGAAGGTTTCGGTCATAGGCGCATCCGGCTATGTCGGTGGCGAACTCGTGCGGCTGGCTCTGGGGCACCCGGAGCTCGATCTCGTCCAGGTGACGTCACGACGCCACGCGGGCGGCGTGCTGGGAGCCGTGCACCCCAACCTCCGGCACCACACGGACATCACTTTCACGGAGCCCGGCCGCCTCGAAACGGTCGATGTCCTCTTCGCCTCCTTGCCCAAGGGTGAGTCCCTGTCCCTGCACTCCCAGTTATCGCGGGCCGCGCCCCTGCTCGTGGACCTGGGGCAGGATTTCAGGGACCCGGGAAGGAGCACGGAAGCGCCCTTCGTGCCGGGACTCCCGGAGCTGTACAGGGCCGATCTGGTCGGCGCGGACCGGATCAGTGTCCCCGGCTGCATGGCGACGGCGGCCACCCTGGCCATCAAGCCCCTGGCGGAGGCGGGGCTGGTGGCGGGAGACGTCATCGTCGACGCCCGCACGGGATCCAGCGGCGCGGGAGCGGCACCGGGGGCGGCGACCCACCACGCGGAGAGACAGCACGCCTTGCGTGTGTACGGGGCGGCCGGACACCGGCACGAACGGGAGATCAGCCGGATGTGCGGGGTCCGGGCGCGGATGACCGTGACCGCCGTGCCCCTCGTCAGGGGCGTTCAGATCATCGCGCACGTACGACCGCCCCGGCCGGTGTCGCGCGCCGAGATCTGGCAGACGTACC contains:
- a CDS encoding cytochrome P450; protein product: MRLSRPPFGPAEFKDADLLDSTYYAAADPHALWAQLREHDPAYYCDPADGREAFWVLTRHEDVSMVLRDYESFTSRRGTMLCIIDLSMPDFASDEMMPDTDPPRHRMLREPVNRALTPRAVAAQEEPIRAIVRDLLRPALDGGVFDMAQAALLFPMAFTGTLMGLPQENWRRMSELTAMTIAYDDPDYSVGDSRATLRQAHHELFDFFLSEVRRRRHSGAHGQDLLSILRAMDVDGSPLTEQQLVLNCYALLLGANVTTPHVTSTLVAMMAEHPGQFREVRDDESLRRPCVQEALRWSSPASHFMRYALRDVQLHGRTLREGEPVSVWLGSANRDERVFDRPYEFDVKRQPNKHVAFGVGPHYCIGAGLATLGLRVFLDELMNLVERVEPAGEVTHLASNLVAGYKNMPVRLTPRAGVTERTLSGAAG
- a CDS encoding RimK family alpha-L-glutamate ligase; the encoded protein is MLIATRIRTEERMLLEAFRRRAVPCVHVDDRSLVYRVGGPPPKWRAVLNRAISATRRLEVSRLYEALGISVFNSLATMTCCSSKIAGSLALHHAGLPAPATAIALDAAAGGAAVAEVGFPAVLKPVVGSWGRGLAKVNDTDAAEAVIGLRDQMPSPVQKLVYAQEFVRGRDIRVLVVGGRAVAAIERAGEHWVRNTARGGQPRACVLDPGLTELAERAAEAVGGGILGVDLLETDQGDRFVIEVNGGVEFHGLAAAHPGIPVADVMIDYVLGGTS
- a CDS encoding transketolase family protein, whose protein sequence is MTAAPDRREPESPRLAYRRALIELAGTDERVICLDSDTGGLEKTFGARFPGRYVNVGIAEANMFGIAAGLASRGYLPYVHTMATFATMRAAEQLKVDIVGNELPVRIVATHAGLSATHFGTTHYGLEDLAVARALMDLTVVVPADAEEIGAALRSLHSLPGPSYLRLGRSATPAVHDVVPRFELGRMVTLRPGGSVTLMAMGPLPVLMALQAADALLADGVRCRVVQVHTLSPLDTGTVVHAARATAGLVTVEEHRPRGGLGDAVAETLGEHCPVPHLRVAVRGRVGTVVQGHREALEEAGVSAAAIGAAALRVIGKPEAEGWTPDA
- the argC gene encoding N-acetyl-gamma-glutamyl-phosphate reductase, coding for MKVSVIGASGYVGGELVRLALGHPELDLVQVTSRRHAGGVLGAVHPNLRHHTDITFTEPGRLETVDVLFASLPKGESLSLHSQLSRAAPLLVDLGQDFRDPGRSTEAPFVPGLPELYRADLVGADRISVPGCMATAATLAIKPLAEAGLVAGDVIVDARTGSSGAGAAPGAATHHAERQHALRVYGAAGHRHEREISRMCGVRARMTVTAVPLVRGVQIIAHVRPPRPVSRAEIWQTYRRCYDGEPFVRLVARRAGLHRLPEPQFLTGSNFTDIGFDVDDDGERVVVVAALDNLVKGAAGGAVQSMNVAAGIPERTGVDFPGLHPV
- a CDS encoding BtrH N-terminal domain-containing protein, producing MGSSDTRDAKRAGTGAPAARQPGPAYIRPHHGDRSVTAPAGGSFVSWYDDLSSCLQTDIGYVLERAGWDPVQALGAGWRFCAPTGPVESVEYFHPAGDRVEEYFCLHHPVSLRWHSPRDAAAAHHDVVASLARGVPPVVAVNNYHLPFRPAYHDVHAAHLIVVTAYDPERDVYRIADPMPPAHRGDLPRSVLDEARHRLAVDDTSDPFFAGSSPSWRWLEVRTTGPQPLPSLPWLREVLTDNVASMRDAAAAGGPAVLVRLLDELPGRIRREGVRALQEIYVLGWPAQAEASLHSTFLTRAGLHFERPDLVEAARWVDLVAHSWTGLRVGAAHGAVADFPAEHRVAALGRRLLVHWEQCLQRLEDVLTHWEDKPEET
- a CDS encoding DegT/DnrJ/EryC1/StrS aminotransferase family protein, which gives rise to MGKLAMLGGTPAVPSGTTSAATLWPVVTPGDEQAVSRVLRGGRLTATAAGESEVPALEREWAEHVGVAHCVAVSSGTAALRVALGALGIGPGDEVVVPALTMNATAHAVVQCNATPVFADIDPDTYTLDPKRASEVLTERTAALLPVHLHGLPADMDELASTAGAGGLAVVEDAAQAHGATYRGRRTGALGLLGGFSLHPSKNLPTCGEGGLITTDSGPLHEAALALRNFGERAPAGTRTYIAHRAGGNARLGPVQAAFTRSQLTRLPAYSKDRDLAVTALLGRLAALPGLRVPQVPEDRSHAWHIIRLLLVPEEMDMAGIAPASVRRALHRVLRAEGVPVSQYQVAPLPAHPAFRPAGLSYEDIADRFPSSCRVIDGSLCLQRRHLNPAAADVLPLYARGFEKAWEHLGLVRDIARAQTGDDWRRHFPDGAR
- a CDS encoding phosphopantetheine-binding protein yields the protein MPDPTRTKIAEIYGRVLKIEDVRDSDDFFTLGGTSLSAIALLEAIDKEFGARLTPGVFYRATVVSELAHEVNARLAGTGEGA
- a CDS encoding thioesterase II family protein, whose product is MTGSPRPPAAFRAASWFDDRFRIRGASASLYCFPFAGGTAGYYAPWAERFHDAVELVPVQLPGRGPRMAEPGPTDMAGLADEIAAVIARAPTRPLLFGHSMGAIIAFEVARRLDRLGSPAEFLFVSGRPAPPIGRPESLVSTLPRAEFVRVLRDYGAASEEILAHEELLDVLIPMMRADFALIERYGYTPGQALSCPVLAWCGDADPDVRAEEMRGWGEMTSERFELFVRPGGHFFLTDHRAEVAVTIQQALKV
- the lysW gene encoding lysine biosynthesis protein LysW, which gives rise to MAGSVSECPECHATITADADVMIAEIIDCVDCSAGLEVVSADPLILALAPEAEEDWGE
- a CDS encoding transketolase — its product is MTRHLVELAHRLRRDIVGMAAGPQGAHLGGSLSCADILAVLYGEVLGERDAFILSKGHAAPALYAALAATGLLDPEELTRYATPGSRLFGHPPRGLPGVEFPTGSLGHGLSLASGLALAERFSGGSGRVYLLLGDGELQEGTVWEAAMFAGHQRLNGLVAVIDRNRLQITGSTEDCVGLEPLAPRFEAFGWETRTVDGHDVDALRTALRRPGERPVAVIARTLKGRGVSFLQGKTASHYVTLRPELLKRAYASLEARNPS